In Fusarium falciforme chromosome 9, complete sequence, the following are encoded in one genomic region:
- a CDS encoding FAA-hydrolase domain-containing protein, which translates to MAPKWTHLIRFIAVEDGLIHRGQLCDTSIDVGLACKEKKSVQAKLINGSAFDGSVTSQVMAVDQLLSPLDVSEVPLIRCMGLNYHDHAKEANMPVPTHPVLFIKPRTALSGPHPRKIYIPKFVQDETTDYEAELTVVIAKDGKDIPEAEAMDYVLGYTCGNDVSARTEQFRNSQWSFSKGLDHSAPIGPVLVSPSVIQDPQALGIRATLNGSTVQDSHTREMIFSVAKTIAFLSQGTTLERGTVIMMGTPPGIGIARNPKIWLKSGDDMRVSIDGIGTLINEVFYE; encoded by the exons ATGGCGCCCAAGTGGACACACCTCATCCGCTTCATCGCTGTCGAAGATGGCTTGATTCATCGCGGCCAGCTTTGCGACACATCCATCGACGTCGGCCTTGCttgcaaggagaagaagagcgtACAAGCGAAACTGATAAATGGATCCGCCTTTGATGGCAGCGTGACAAGCCAAGTCATGGCGGTAGATCAG CTCCTTAGTCCCCTCGACGTCTCCGAGGTACCACTGATCCGATGTATGGGGCTCAACTACCACGACCACGCCAAAGAAGCCAACATGCCCGTACCCACTCACCCTGTCCTTTTCATCAAGCCTAGGACGGCACTCAGCGGGCCTCATCCTCGCAAGATCTACATTCCCAAGTTTGTGCAGGATGAAACCACCGACTACGAAGCGGAGCTCACGGTGGTGATTGCCAAGGATGGAAAAGACATACCTGAAGCCGAGGCCATGGACTACGTCCTGGGCTACACCTGCGGTAACGACGTGAGCGCCCGGACGGAGCAGTTCCGTAACAGCCAATGGTCCTTCTCCAAGG GACTGGATCATTCAGCGCCCATCGGCCCCGTCCTGGTATCTCCGTCCGTGATCCAAGATCCTCAGGCCCTCGGCATTCGAGCCACCTTGAATGGTTCAACGGTGCAGGACTCTCACACGAGGGAAATGATCTTCTCAGTCGCGAAGACGATTGCGTTCCTATCCCAGGGAACCACACTTGAGCGCGGCACCGTCATCATGATGGGCACTCCGCCCG GTATTGGAATTGCCCGAAACCCCAAGATTTGGCTCAAGAGCGGCGATGACATGCGCGTTTCGATTGATGGAATTG GTACTCTCATCAATGAGGTCTTTTACGAGTAG
- a CDS encoding FAD-binding-3 domain-containing protein yields the protein MTDPNIPKAMEHRLIPSVFNDGSFPMAWIGDTPTLDARREYIRAYLERRLPHGDMENQERKLRDLAERKAAMFLINDNVIEVGADQFEWLIDEMLWHAWLGYLGQAPLFPWRCPQETGEPTRISQAFERWLDVHGREGDLVQGWKIAWDAESRGAEQRHVPGSEADLATQSSSNSDRNNESEQLHQLEQQVIQLQQELLQQDEQLLQKDERIRELEERLRQEDNRQKQLQQDVLLLQMVLSTETGRPSRVVRR from the exons ATGACAGACCCCAACATTCCCAAAGCGATGGAGCATCGCTTGATCCCATCGGTGTTCAACGACGGCAGTTTTCCCATGGCATGGATTGGCGATACCCCGACCCTCGACGCAAGGCGCGAGTATATACGCGCCTACCTGGAGAGGCGTTTGCCACATGGCGATATGGAGAACCAGGAGAGGAAGCTACGTGACTTGGCTGAACGGAAAGCAGCCATGTTTCTGATCAATGACAATGTCATCGAGGTTGGTGCGGATCAGTTTGAATGGCTGATTGATGAGATGCTGTGGCATGCTTGGC TTGGCTACCTGGGACAGGCTCCGTTATTCCCATGGCGATGCCCACAGGAGACCGGTGAGCCAACGAGAATATCCCAGGCCTTTGAAAGGTGGCTGGACGTTCacgggagggagggagatctGGTCCAGGGTTGGAAGATCGCCTGGGATGCAGAGTCAAGGGGCGCAGAGCAGCGCCATGTTCCGGGCAGCGAGGCTGATTTGGCTACTCAAAGCTCGAGCAACTCTGACAGGAACAACGAGAGCGAGCAGTTGCACCAACTGGAGCAGCAGGTGATTCAGCTGCAGCAGGAGCTACTGCAACAAGACGAACAACTCTTGCAGAAAGACGAGAGAATccgagagctggaggagagaCTGCGACAAGAGGACAACCGACAAAAACAGCTGCAGCAGGATGTATTACTACTGCAGATGGTGCTTTCGACGGAAACGGGACGGCCATCAAGAGTAGTGCGTCGCTAG
- a CDS encoding VOC domain-containing protein: protein MTKPDDSKIKVLRLGHVYYKHKDSAKAEKFLAAFGFIEVKREGKRIYYRGYGSEPFLYCLEESSANEFGGAALVVESPEDLEKARAIFPDATDIYDLDEAPGGGRCVTVKDPIDGWPLHLVYGQTPIEPIKDYRYLDFNFPHKKNRAGNEFQRFEKGPALIHKLGHFGLCVTQFQKTFDFYTTNFNFVPSDVRNRGTLHQTLAHDVMQIQHDETGRHIASFLHLDLGETFTDHHSFFIFEGPKSHVHHSSFEVHDFDVEVLGHDYLRDQGYQNCWGVGRHVLGSQIFDYWYDPSGFIVEHYVDGDQVNCHSKTNIELATPDGLHVWGPRLPEGFLT, encoded by the exons ATGACCAAGCCCGACGATtccaagatcaaggtccTGCGGCTGGGGCACGTGTACTACAAACACAAGGACTCAGCCAAGGCCGAAAAGTTCCTGGCGGCCTTTGGCTTTATAGAGGTCAAGAGAGAGGGGAAGAGGATCTACTACAGGGGCTACGGGAGTGAACCCTTCCTCTACTGCCTGGAGGAGTCTTCTGCCAATGAGTTTGGAGGGGCCGCTCTGGTGGTGGAGTCTCCCGAGGACCTCGAAAAGGCTCGCGCGATCTTTCCAGATGCCACTGACATTTACGATCTTGACGAGGCGCCAGGCGGAGGGCGGTGCGTGACAGTCAAGGACCCCATTGATGGCTGGCCTCTGCATCTGGTCTATGGCCAGACGCCTATAGAACCTATCAAGGATTACCGGTACCTTGACTTCAATTTT CCTCACAAGAAGAACCGTGCGGGTAACGAGTTCCAGAGATTCGAGAAGg GACCGGCGCTCATCCACAAGCTGGGGCATTTTGGGCTCTGTGTAACCCAGTTCCAAAAGACGTTTGACTTTTACACCACAAACTTCAACTTTGTGCCAAGCGATGTAAGAAACCGCGGCACACTGCATCAGACTCTAGCTCACGACGTGATGCAGATTCAGCACGACGAGACTGGACGACATATTGCCTCATTTTTACACCTAGACCTGGGAGAGACTTTTACAGATCATCATagcttcttcatctttgaaGGTCCCAAGTCTCATGTCCATCATTCCTCGTTCGAGGTTCACGACTTTGACGTCGAGGTGCTCGGGCACGACTACCTGCGTGACCAGGGCTATCAGAACTGCTGGGGCGTTGGGCGGCACGTCCTGGGTAGCCAGATCTTTGACTACTG GTACGATCCGTCTGGCTTCATCGTCGAACACTATGTAGATGGAGACCAAGTGAACTGTCACTCCAAAACCAATATCGAACTTGCCACACCCGACGGGCTTCACGTCTGGG GACCCCGATTACCGGAAGGATTTCTCACCTGA
- a CDS encoding Fungal-trans domain-containing protein has product MSMSQVPSDRDTLQGHVPIPPPGHEARPSITSLIDLASYPPSPISTVFDDASTDVSDSSDQAAANFVRAISLSSLIHPTHESRQEPPSQQSVAAASSDGFFINLVGAQRLIDQACDALNISVDNLQTLTDLYLDNMTAFSLFHRPTFGAKIQTITSLSTLVALLASMFSVSIKFFPACSEAGGPDAGSLPSSDQFHKIATKALDDSLRETDDEVPSLSVLQAMVLCTFNELIRGVRGKGWRLLGSCVRVAYEQHLNLVDYGAPILPPRDEDGIRRWVGKEEERRCWWAIWEMDVFASTIKRCPLAIDWSVNEIYLPIPDRDWFNGQYRQSSFLHPQPGERWKRLKKCDNDSPTAWFIVLNSIMRDGQALARGSLQGIRSDWRGKDETTDLQQYFKNVFCKKSPIAGDQQLYFLSQALQQTVSALPTKLAYQGERLFSHAQSAQVPPNSGSSAAQATLVDVARYSLFLMTQLARFQIFHHQAFGEIASGTLFTEIAPDPPFGWTSTPQPPAGAMSNCEGLRNCLEAADNIQFVLQNAPEWHVKWLNPFLASTVWLAASLQILRKVYGLGTEAETESKLALLRLTCQRYSLFWGTPLTLLRNVDSLEKLLRHKRRLLAELEVRSAAKQRGARLRSAGAAPSPALADMKDSLEGRLTESLDGMDPLAPADFMPELFDPSAFIPDLEGFAPGARTQTASGSPMTTNWIGMLSERGQLDDISFDSYADLFFPLAPPQEADQSP; this is encoded by the exons ATGTCCATGTCGCAGGTCCCTTCAGACCGTGACACGCTCCAAGGTCACGTGCCCATTCCACCGCCTGGACATGAGGCTCGCCCGAGCATCACCAGCCTCATCGATCTTGCCTCCTACCCCCCTTCGCCCATCTCGACGGTTTTTGACGATGCATCTACGGATGTGTCGGACTCTTCAGACCAGGCTGCCGCAAATTTCGTCCGCGCCATcagcctctcctctctcatcCATCCTACCCATGAATCGCGTCAAGAGCCCCCATCGCAGCAGTCGGTGGCTGCAGCTTCGTCTGACggcttcttcatcaaccTTGTTGGAGCCCAGAGGCTGATAGACCAGGCCTGCGACGCGCTGAATATCTCAGTCGATAACCTTCAGACACT GACCGACCTGTATCTCGACAACATGAcggccttttccttgttTCATCGCCCGACTTTCGGGGCAAAGATACAGACCATCACGTCTCTTTCCACCCTGGTAGCCCTGCTCGCTTCCATGTTCTCCGTGTCGATCAAGTTCTTTCCAGCGTGCTCAGAGGCGGGCGGTCCTGATGCTGGTAGCTTGCCATCGTCGGATCAGTTCCACAAGATAGCCACAAAAGCACTTGATGATTCCCTTAGAGAGACGGACGATGAAGTTCCTTCCCTTTCTGTCCTACAAGCCATGGTTCTTTGTACTTTCAATGAGTTGATTCGAGGTGTCCGGGGCAAGGGGTGGCGACTGCTGGGCTCCTGCGTCCGGGTTGCCTACGAGCAACATCTTAACCTCGTCGACTACGGCGCGCCGATCCTACCCCCGCGCGATGAGGACGGTATCCGACGATGGGTtggcaaggaggaggaacgacGCTGCTGGTGGGCTATCTGGGAGATGGACGTCTTTGCCTCGACGATAAAGAGGTGTCCCTTGGCCATTGACTGGTCAGTGAACGAAATCTATCTCCCGATACCCGATCGTGATTGGTTCAACGGTCAATACCGCCAGAGCAGCTTCCTCCACCCGCAGCCGGGCGAAAGATGGAAGAGGCTGAAGAAGTGTGACAACGACAGCCCGACTGCATGGTTCATCGTTCTCAATTCGATAATGCGGGATGGCCAGGCCTTGGCGAGAGGCAGTCTGCAGGGCATTCGATCTGATTGGAGAGGGAAAGATGAGACGACTGATCTCCAGCAGTACTTCAAGAACGTCTTTTGCAAGAAGTCCCCTATCGCCGGTGACCAGCAATTATACTTTCTCAGCCAGGCCTTGCAGCAGACCGTCTCTGCCCTGCCGACAAAGCTCGCCTATCAAGGGGAGAGGCTATTCTCCCACGCTCAGAGCGCGCAGGTACCGCCGAACTCGGGGTCGTCGGCTGCCCAGGCGACGCTAGTGGACGTGGCACGCTATTCTCTCTTCCTCATGACACAGTTGGCACGCTTTCAGATTTTCCACCATCAAGCATTCGGCGAGATCGCATCGGGCACACTGTTTACAGAGATTGCCCCTGATCCACCCTTTGGTTGGACGTCAACCCCTCAGCCCCCTGCGGGCGCCATGTCAAACTGCGAAGGCCTACGAAACtgcctcgaggctgcagacAACATACAGTTTGTCTTGCAAAATGCCCCCGAGTGGCATGTCAAGTGGCTGAACCCCTTCCTGGCTAGTACTGTGTGGTTGGCTGCGTCGCTGCAGATCCTCCGCAAGGTGTATGGACTTGGCACGGAAGCGGAGACTGAGTCGAAGCTCGCCCTCCTCCGACTCACCTGTCAGCGCTACTCACTATTCTGGGGCACACCTCTCACGCTGTTACGCAACGTGGACTCGCTAGAGAAGCTTCTGCGACACAAGAGAAGGCTTCTGGCAGAGTTGGAGGTTCGTTCTGCAGCGAAGCAGCGAGGCGCCAGACTGAGGTCAGCAGGGGCTGCACCCAGTCCAGCCCTCGCAGACATGAAAGACAGCCTCGAAGGGAGATTGACTGAAAGCCTTGACGGTATGGATCCGCTCGCACCCGCCGACTTCATGCCCGAACTCTTCGATCCGTCAGCCTTCATTCCGGACCTCGAAGGCTTTGCACCAGGCGCAAGGACCCAGACTGCCTCAGGCTCCCCCATGACAACTAACTGGATTGGTATGCTATCGGAGCGAGGCCAACTAGATGACATCTCTTTTGATTCCTACGCcgacctcttcttccctctTGCTCCACCCCAGGAAGCTGACCAGTCACCGTGA
- a CDS encoding SnoaL-like domain-containing protein codes for MDKNGFVKDDAAYSDASKALTFLHMPPTKVCLHIAWYYAHVDLEPQYHNPSLTKEEQEVTDQLYRGWLHYWNHESRQDFANGMNGARRFYDFEDMLSYDMFGNTIRGSFKEHFESIFPYWNDGHMEYKDFEVTALSKEYAFSTMIQHTWGTAGGVPFDTAFRRTGIARKNSQGEWKWIHEHLSFPTDMKTKQADFTASLDPVKATKLA; via the exons ATGGATAAGAACGGTTTTGTCAAAGATGAT GCCGCGTACAGTGATGCGAGCAAGGCGTTGACTTTCTTACATATGCCACCGACCAAGGTATGCCTTCATATCGCCTGGTACTATGCTCATGTTGACCTTGAGCCGCAGTACCACAATCCAAGCCTTACCAAGGAAGAGCAGGAGGTGACTGACCAGCTCTACCGTGGCTGGCTTCACTACTGGAACCATGAGTCGCGCCAGGACTTTGCCAACGGCATGAACGGAGCACGCCGCTTCTATGACTTTGAAGACATGCTTAGCTATGACATGTTTGGCAACACCATCCGAGGCAGCTTCAAGGAGCACTTTGAGTCCATCTTCCCATACTGGAACGACGGGCACATGGAGTACAAGGACTTTGAAGTCACTGCTCTGTCCAAGGAGTATGCCTTCTCCACCATGATTCAACACACCTGGGGCACTGCCGGCGGGGTGCCGTTCGACACTGCTTTCAGGAGGACCGGAATCGCGAGGAAGAATAGCCAAGGCGAGTGGAAGTGGATTCATGAGCATCTGAGCTTCCCCACCGATATGAAAACCAAGCAAGCCGACTTTACAGCCTCGCTCGACCCAGTCAAGGCGACCAAGCTGGCGTAG